Proteins from a genomic interval of Nostoc sp. TCL240-02:
- the glyA gene encoding serine hydroxymethyltransferase, translating into MTRTNSDFLSSSDPAIAELINDELQRQRDHLELIASENFTSAAVLAAQGSVLTNKYAEGLPGKRYYGGCEYVDKIEQLAINRAKQIFGAAHANVQPHSGAQANFAVFLSLLQPGDKIMGMDLSHGGHLTHGSPVNVSGKWFQVSHYGVSQQTEQLDYDQIRELALRERPKLLICGYSAYPRIIDFEKFRSIADEVGAYLLADIAHIAGLVASGLHPDPIPHCHVVTTTTHKTLRGPRGGLILTSDAELGKKLDKSVFPGTQGGPLEHVIAGKAVAFGEALKPEFKTYSAQVIENARALAEQLQNRGLKLVSNGTDNHLLLVDLRSVNLTGKQADQLVSTVNITANKNTIPFDPQSPFVTSGLRLGSPAMTTRGLGVAEFTEIANIISDRLLSPDSDVVTQDCRQRVAALCDRFPLYPHLEIPVPALA; encoded by the coding sequence ACTTGGAGTTGATTGCTAGCGAAAACTTTACCTCTGCTGCTGTACTGGCGGCTCAAGGTTCAGTACTGACAAATAAATATGCCGAGGGATTACCTGGTAAACGCTACTATGGCGGTTGTGAGTATGTTGACAAAATCGAGCAACTAGCGATCAACCGCGCTAAACAGATATTTGGTGCTGCTCATGCCAATGTCCAACCCCATTCTGGCGCACAAGCCAATTTTGCTGTGTTCCTGTCGCTGCTGCAACCAGGGGACAAAATTATGGGGATGGATTTGTCTCACGGGGGACATCTCACCCACGGTTCACCTGTAAATGTTTCAGGTAAGTGGTTTCAAGTTAGCCACTACGGTGTCAGTCAACAAACAGAACAACTTGACTATGACCAAATTCGGGAGCTGGCGCTGAGGGAGCGTCCTAAGCTCTTGATTTGTGGTTATTCGGCTTATCCCCGGATAATTGATTTTGAAAAATTCCGTAGTATTGCTGATGAAGTCGGTGCTTACTTACTTGCCGATATCGCTCATATCGCTGGTTTAGTTGCTAGTGGTCTTCATCCCGATCCCATTCCTCATTGTCATGTAGTAACAACAACTACACATAAGACTCTCCGCGGCCCTAGAGGTGGTTTAATCTTGACCAGCGATGCAGAACTAGGTAAAAAACTAGATAAATCTGTTTTTCCTGGTACTCAGGGCGGGCCATTGGAACACGTCATTGCTGGTAAGGCAGTGGCTTTTGGAGAAGCTCTAAAACCTGAGTTTAAAACTTATTCTGCCCAAGTAATTGAAAATGCTCGTGCTTTGGCAGAACAACTACAAAATCGGGGTTTAAAATTAGTGTCAAATGGCACTGATAACCATTTACTGCTCGTGGATTTACGTTCTGTAAATCTAACTGGTAAACAGGCAGATCAGCTAGTCAGCACTGTGAATATTACTGCTAACAAGAATACTATTCCCTTCGATCCCCAATCGCCATTTGTTACCAGTGGTCTGAGGTTAGGTTCGCCAGCAATGACTACACGGGGCTTAGGAGTAGCAGAATTTACCGAGATTGCAAATATTATTAGCGATCGCCTTCTTTCTCCAGATTCCGACGTAGTAACCCAAGATTGTCGGCAACGGGTAGCAGCATTGTGCGATCGCTTCCCCTTATATCCTCACCTGGAAATTCCTGTACCAGCACTAGCATAA
- a CDS encoding competence/damage-inducible protein A, with protein MSAEIICVGTELLLGDILNGNAQYLAQQLAQLGIPHYYQTVVGDNPERLKQVIEIAISRAQILIFTGGLGPTPDDLTCETIADFFKTPLVENPEIIEDITQKFAQRGRVMSPSNRKQALIPQGAEILPNPTGTAPGIIWQPRSEITIFTFPGVPSEMYPMWEETAVPFLKSQGWGKEIIYSRSLKFWGIGESALAEKVSSYLKLPNPTVAPYAGKGEVRLRVSAKATSEAAAEELIAPIEKQLKEIAGLDFYGVNNDTLASVVGELLRVSKETLSVAESCTGGGLGQMLTEISGSSDYFWGGVISYDNSVKVKLLGVNQEDLDKFGAVSATVAEQMAIGVKTRLATTWGLSITGIAGPTGGTDTKPVGLVYVGLAGPKDEVTSFEYQFGRVRGRALIRHVSANAALDNLRRKLLTR; from the coding sequence ATGAGTGCAGAAATTATTTGTGTTGGTACTGAACTGCTGCTAGGAGATATCCTCAACGGCAATGCTCAATATTTGGCCCAACAATTAGCGCAGCTAGGAATTCCCCACTACTATCAAACAGTAGTTGGGGATAATCCAGAACGGTTGAAGCAAGTTATAGAAATTGCTATTTCCAGAGCGCAAATTCTCATTTTCACTGGTGGACTCGGCCCCACACCAGATGATCTCACCTGCGAAACCATCGCCGATTTTTTTAAAACCCCTTTGGTAGAAAACCCAGAAATCATAGAAGACATAACCCAGAAATTCGCCCAACGCGGTCGGGTTATGTCACCAAGTAACCGCAAACAGGCTTTGATTCCCCAAGGTGCAGAAATTCTCCCCAACCCCACAGGAACAGCACCCGGTATCATCTGGCAACCCCGTTCTGAAATCACGATTTTTACCTTTCCTGGTGTTCCCAGTGAAATGTACCCGATGTGGGAAGAAACAGCCGTCCCATTTCTCAAAAGTCAAGGTTGGGGTAAAGAAATTATTTACAGCCGGAGTTTAAAATTTTGGGGTATTGGTGAATCTGCTTTGGCGGAAAAAGTTTCTTCCTATTTGAAGTTGCCAAATCCCACAGTAGCCCCTTACGCAGGTAAAGGGGAAGTAAGATTGCGAGTTTCTGCTAAAGCCACTTCTGAAGCAGCCGCAGAAGAACTAATTGCACCCATTGAGAAACAACTTAAAGAAATTGCCGGACTAGATTTTTACGGCGTTAATAATGATACTCTTGCTTCTGTTGTCGGTGAGTTATTGCGGGTATCAAAAGAAACGCTTTCGGTGGCAGAATCTTGTACTGGTGGCGGTTTAGGGCAAATGTTGACCGAAATTTCTGGGAGTTCTGATTACTTTTGGGGTGGAGTAATTTCTTATGACAATTCGGTGAAGGTTAAGCTGCTGGGGGTTAATCAGGAAGATTTAGATAAATTTGGGGCGGTAAGTGCCACTGTTGCAGAGCAAATGGCAATTGGTGTCAAAACCCGCCTTGCAACAACTTGGGGATTGAGTATTACTGGTATTGCTGGCCCAACTGGAGGGACAGATACGAAGCCAGTAGGTCTAGTTTACGTTGGTTTAGCTGGGCCAAAGGATGAAGTGACAAGTTTTGAGTATCAGTTTGGTAGGGTGCGAGGACGCGCTCTAATTCGTCATGTAAGTGCAAATGCAGCGTTGGATAATCTACGACGGAAATTGTTGACGAGGTAG
- a CDS encoding CopG family transcriptional regulator — protein sequence MRINARLDDEYADKLAFIQQQTNQAVTDVIKSALELYYQQLQQEQKNALSMLTQTGFIGCGHTDLDLSVNYKLILRDGLKAKYDYR from the coding sequence ATGCGAATTAATGCACGATTAGATGACGAGTATGCTGACAAACTAGCCTTTATTCAACAGCAGACTAATCAGGCAGTAACAGATGTAATTAAATCTGCCCTCGAATTGTACTACCAGCAGCTTCAGCAGGAGCAAAAGAATGCGTTGTCGATGCTGACTCAAACAGGTTTTATTGGTTGTGGTCATACAGATTTGGATCTGTCTGTAAATTACAAATTAATTTTGAGAGATGGCTTAAAAGCTAAGTATGATTATCGTTGA
- a CDS encoding type II toxin-antitoxin system VapC family toxin, whose translation MIIVDTGFWLALANRNDLYHTQAVTVLANVNEPLITTWAVVTETCYLLLTKMGNHAQVSFINNLFLGVFTVFDLQPHHGKRICELMEKYANLPMDLADASLVVLAEHLEHGRILSIDFRDFNAYRWKNQYPFENLMVC comes from the coding sequence ATGATTATCGTTGATACTGGCTTTTGGTTAGCCTTAGCAAATCGAAATGACTTGTACCACACTCAAGCAGTAACAGTACTTGCCAATGTCAATGAACCTTTGATTACGACTTGGGCTGTCGTCACAGAGACTTGCTATCTACTGCTAACAAAGATGGGCAACCACGCGCAAGTAAGTTTTATTAATAACTTATTTCTAGGCGTGTTTACGGTTTTTGATTTGCAACCCCATCATGGTAAGCGCATTTGTGAACTGATGGAAAAATATGCGAACTTACCAATGGATCTTGCCGATGCTTCGTTAGTAGTTTTGGCAGAACATCTGGAGCATGGAAGAATTTTGTCTATAGATTTTAGAGATTTTAATGCTTACCGTTGGAA